The nucleotide sequence ATCATATTAAAAACCCCAAGAGTTCAGGAAATCTACAAGtctatgttttattaaaaatcaagaaatgagttttttaaaCTCAAGAAAACTGTAAAAGTTCTTATGTATAGGTGATACTATTTAAAGCACGAGTCAGAATCTTAgttattgcaaataatgttgcaataaacataggagtgcatatataaaattagtgtttttgttttctttgagtaaatactcaatagtagATTTACTGGCTcatacaatacacacacacacacacacacacatatacgtgtgtgggaatattacacagccataaaaaaggatgagaagaTACCGTTTAAGACAACATAGATGGAcatagagggtattgtgctaagtgaagtaagaaaaaaaaatacaatatggtatcactcatatgtggaacacaaagaaatgaatgaaacaagcAGCAGAATATGACCtacaaatataaagaacaaactgatggttgcagAGGGGAGGGTTGTGAGGGGCTGGGCAAAACGGGTGAAGGGAGTAGGAGATAAAAGCTTCTAGTCATGGAATAAGTAAGTCTTGAGAATAAAAAGCACACCATcaggaatataatcaataatattataacaGAGATGTATGGGGACAGATAGAAATTATACTTGTAGTACAGCATAATGTATAGGTTTATGggatcactatttttttttttaaagatttttatttatttgacagagatcacaagtatgcagagagacaggcagagagagagagaggaggaagcaggctccctgctgagcagagaatccgatgtggGGCTGGGATCACTATTTGTACCTAtgaaactaacgtaacattgtgtgtcaactatactaaaaaaatgagtcaaagtAAAATTATACTTTGTAAGATCCTTGTTTATTTGGCCTCTCTCAAGCACATTTCTAGAatacatttacaaagaaaaaaagagtccttTGAGGTTCCAGAGGcctgggattttttctttttctttaattggtAAGATACTTTAAAATCTCCATGTCTTTTTTCATCATGTCTAGTCTCGTCTGGGGCTGTGTGTGTCCTTTCAGTATAAAGTTTCAGGGTTTAATTCAGTACAGGTAAGATTGGGTCTGTCATTCCTTTCTTCACCTGTTctttgaatcattttcttttttagttccactgttgaattttaaaatttggaaaccGTTTTATCattccagagtttttttttttttttaatattgcatcTTCTTGAGAAGAATTTAtaagttttctcctttttctttcattaattctgTTTCATCTATTTGCTTATTCAGTTTAACCTCCATCCTATAGGTCATGGGGTTCCCCTAAATCGCTGCAACCCTTTCTTTGGCCTAGTCATGAAGGCAAGGTCTCTGGACACCCAAACAGGACTATCTTTGGGGATGGAAAAACAGCTGGCATTGAAAACCATGGTAGTCTTTGTTCTAATGGGGCCTCTAGGACAAGGTATAGCTTAGAAGCCTCTTGGGTTTAAGGTTTCTCCAGTTGTCAAGTGAGATATTCTTAACTGTAAAGAATGGTATAACCTGCTTACATAGGAAAAAaccccaatattttaaaatgagatatataACTTGCaatctttgacatttttcttcttttttttaattgtaactttatttatttatctctacacccaagatggggctcaaactcatgacctgagatcaagagctgcatgttccactgactgagccagacaggtgctccaacatttttcttattcttaatcaatgaataaatcacaACTGCTCAGGACACACCTGTATGGAGCAACACCATAGTTGATAACTGTTAGATCAGGCCTTATTTGTTTCTCAAGTGGATGACTAACATTTCCTTTAGTCCATTTTGATATTGccttcattgatttatttaaaaagcagattgtGTAACTGTGGTATTGGTCTATAAATTGAAGtacaatgatttatttaaaaagcagattgtGTAATTGTGGTATTGGTCTATAAATTGAAGTTCATTGGTCTATAAATTGAAGATCTTGATCATAATCTTGTCCCAGATATCAGCTCTATCTTCTGCTATTTGGTCTCATATAATATAGTTTAGCCACATAAACTGAACTTTCCTCATGAGTTCCTCCAAATATAGtgaaaaggttttattcattttttatatgacTCATATATCACAGTGTCTTTCGCATAACTAATACTCAATAAAAATTTGCTGAAATCTAAAATTATGTTTCTAATTAGAAATCAGTCATAATTgctgtttgttttgtaaattaaTGAGGTTTTATTTAAGTTATTGGAATACAggccttttatttaatttttttttttttaaagatcttatttatttatttgacagagagaaatcacaagtaggcagagaggcaggcagagagagaggaagggaagcaggccccctgctgagcagagagcccgatgtgggactcgatcccaggaccctggaatcatgacccgagccgaaggcagcggcttaacccactgagccacccaggcgtcccttatttaatttttctttaaaaattttatttattctgtgaagtgtgtaaacctggcgattcacagacctgtacccctggggataaaaatatatgtttataaaaaataaaaaaattaaaaaaaaaaataaacaatggcaccagcaaaaaaaaaaaaaaaatttttatttatttatttgacagagagagagagagacagtaagagagggaacacaagcaggtgaagtgggagagggagaagcaggcttctagctgagcagggagcccgatgcggggctcactgcggggctcgatcccaggaccctgagatcatgacctgagcagaaggcagatgcttaacaactgagccacccaggtgccccggaataCAGGCCTTTTAATCACGAGTCTTTCAAGAACCTCAGAAACCTAATTTCAAGAgatagtaaaaaattttttaaaatatagaataactGGTTTGGTTAAATGGTTATGAATTAATCACCTGAACTGCTAATGGAGTTTCTTCATCTGGCATCATATAATGGCATAATAAAGATTTGGATCCATCTTTATTAATCCAAGAAGAAGATTTATGCTGTTCAACtagatttctgatttcttttagtttttgttccaagtccaaaagagacaaagaatgttTAAGAGAAACGctagaaacagagaaaagggaattgGGATAAATTGAAACTATACAACACATCCTATACACACTCTTTTTTTAACAGATTGCTCTCTGAGATCCAGTCAAACCTGAAACTGCGGACTGAAATCACTAGAGTAGATTAAGAAATCAgtcatcagttaagtgtctttaTTACAGAGCCACATCAAGTCTTGCTGTAGATTTCACAAGAAAATTTCCACTGTAATTATAGAAAGTACCAGTATAAATGGAAGATAAAAGGCTCAGAGGCAGATTTTAAAGTAGGTATTTTATGTTATGATCCAAATATTTCTGGTTTGTTTGGAAGTCAATCAATAAACAATTAAACATTAAACCTGCTGCCTTAGTATCAAAAGGTTGGCACTAATGCAGAAAATGGATTCACAATGCAGTATCTCAGGGCTGTGTCTATATAAGGTTACAAAGAATTTTACAAACTACCATTTGTCAAATCACCAGCTTCACTAGAacaattctaatttttcttttattcaccaGAATCAGGAAGTCAGAGAAGCCAAAGCAAAATGCCTTACCTTcctaaaatcttctgcacagcttGTTTAATGACTGTGATCAATTCTGTCAGGCCtattattaaaggaaaaacaaacataaaagccTTGTTCACTTTAAGTTCCTCaataataaatatgaacaaattaaaattagtttccaAGTCACAAATAATCTCACCATCTCCAAGGAGGTGTTGAATACTTGACAAATATTGCTGTTGGACATCTGGGGGAGCAAGAACTGTCTGTACAAAATAGAAACAAGGTTAAATTATCTAATATTATAGTAAATAATCTTTagttactataaatatatactatatacgtTTACTATAAAGCATAACTTGAGCTGAGACTTTTCAGGACctgaaatgatagaaaaaataatattctttaacCTAACAAAAAGTCtagtttcaaaatatgaaaaatcatgCTAGAAGTTTATAATCACATGAAATATAAAGATACTTATTTTATAGAAGTTATCAGGGTAAGTAATATTCAGTTAAATCCAGTTAAATCTTAATACAAAAGGgattatatatatgttaagttTCTGAAACTTACAGTGCCATTTTTGCCAACTGCTGCATTATCCAGGTAAATATATCCACCAATTATGTTTAACTGGACTCGCAAAAGAACCACCAGCATACAAGTACTGTATACTGCTACGATACTTCTTGTGAAACCTTCACAGAGAAAGATAACCATTTGGTactattattaaaacaaacaaataagtaaaatcacaaaCTGTCCCTATGATTATTCTTTTTTACAAGATgactttaagaaatacatttgcaATTGTTTCAAGTACAAAAATATATCAATTCAAAATAGTCATTGTCTATCTTCTTACAACTTGTTTAATGTAAATTAGGTATGATatcttaattgaaaaaataactaataaaagcAATAATCAATATATTGAGTAAAGAGTTATATATTATTAGTTAGAAAGGAGAGCACAAAAAAACCTGGGAAACACTGAGATTTGCAGCCTCAGAACTCTGAGCTGTTCAGGGAGCTAGCTGAGAGCTAAGAGTAGAGGGCTGAGCACGGAAGAACTCCAGTTTGCAACAGCAGGTAAAGGAGGCTGAGACCATCTAAGGGCTGGAGAAAGGTACAGATGGGGGACACCCAGAGACTAGCTTCATAGCAGCCTGGGACAAAGTGTTcaaaacagaggagaaagcaaaggtgTTAAATGCTGCCAAGAGGTCTGGAAGGAGGAAATAGATGAGGAATAGATAGGAAGCAGATTTAGTAATACAGAAGTTACTATTGGTGTTTGTGAGATATGTTTGGGTGGAGACACAGAAGTAGGAGTCAGGCTTTAGAGTGTCaaagaatgagtgggagggaAGAATGTAGAAGTCTTTGGTATTATATAAGGGGTGGCTGAAATAGAGTACTAtaaaggtttaatttatttttaaataggcaaaGCTAAAGCATAATTTAGTTGATAAGGATCATATGAATGGATGGGAAAATGTAGGAATGCTTAGTAGTATAAAGTACTGAGACCTGTGTGTATACTCTGTATACACTATATACTCTGCCGGTCTCCTCatgtactctttctctccctctctctctcaaaaagaaaaaaagacataatattATAGGTATCAGTACCTAATGTAGGCATATGTGGTCTAGGACAGGTTTACATatcataataataacaacagtaatacTACCACCACCACTAATATTTCCTGAATACTTTCTAGGACCAGATATTGATCAACTTGCTTTATGAGAATTATTTAATGTGGACAACTTTATGAGGTAGAAAAGGGTCATCCACATAAAAGAGTGAGTATAAAAACTTCTCTTTATAGGTATTTTAAAGATGTGCTGTCACACAAAGTAGGAAGACTTACTTATTATCTTTAGATCCTCCCATATTTCCAACTTGTTTGAAGGcctaatgaagaaaatataaagaatagtaATCAGGTAATCTAATAGAAAACTTAGaactttattatctttataattaattttattttattacaggaTAACTATAGgaactataggaaacaaagcCCACAAAATATAGTAAGTatagtaaaaaaataatcaagtgtAATTTCAGTAACCAATGATAACAACCATTTTCACAGGGTATCTGAGTATCTcaaagtgtcttccttcagcccaggctgtgatctcagggtcctgggattgagcccagcattggactccctgctcagaggagtctgcttctcctctacttctgcctcttccctctgcttatgcttgctctctctgcatctctctctctctcaaataaataaataaaaattaaaaaaaacaaaaacaaaaaacaaaacccaccaccATTTTCACTAGTGTACTGGTATATATCCTTCTGCTTTTTATCCTCCTTCtgagcatatttatatataccataaaatcatataggaaaatcaagaaaattgtttatttctttccctcatttACCATTTCACAAATAATGAAGCATGTAATCCTTCAAAggtaaataataaagtattttttgttttaaaatatcattataaacataagaatttaaatatatataagtatatatttaatgtttgactcactgtatttattattcttattggTGTTCAAATTGCCTGTCTTTGACCCAATATTGTGGGTGCTATTTCAGATTGGTTCCTGAATCCTTCTGACATTACCCTACTAGTTTTTGATAGCTTCCTTGCTTACTGACAAGCTGTTCTaggttcaccttttttttttttttaaagatttatttattttagagagagagagtgcataagtgggaagagggaagggacagggggacagggagaaaaagaaatctcaaccAGATACCCTATTGAGCATGGAGTCCTTTGTGGAGCtagatctcgggaccctgagaacatgacctgagccaaaaatcaagagatggacactcaaccaaccgagccacccagcacTCAATTTTTGCTACAGACCTGAAATCACCCTTTCTCCAAGAGTCCTGCTTCCAGGACTCCTGGGTAgctcatcagttaagtgtctgcctttggttcaggtcaagatcccagggttgggatggagtcctgcagcaggtagcctgcttctccttctgctggccactccccctgcttgtgctcctgctctctctccgacaaacaactaaataaaatcttaaaaaaaaaaaaaaaaagagtcctgcTTCTTTGTAGCAGAAAATGATAGTCTGTAACTACGATCTCTGATTAAGGATATTAATTGCTACTAAGCCCTTTTGGTAGACTAAGCTAGTAACTGTGTTAAAACTACAGGGGTTTTTAACTTCATCTCCTTGATCTTACATCTATTTCTTTTTGCCTACACTAGCAGTCaatgaaactaatgtaactaCTAATTTGCTTCATCCTTCCCTCTATGAACAACAGTCTCAGAACAGCAATAGCAATATTGAAGAGTTTTAAGGATTTTGTACCTGGTATAGTTTCTATCTTTGTGGTTTTAACAGCAACTACACATTTAGGTTGGTTTATTTTACCATCTCTTTCTAGACATTGTTTTGTAAACActaaatatagttttataaatatgtaaaacatttacatGGTTCCAAAGTCAAATTTACACAGCACAGTATATTCAAGTAAGTCTGTTCGTATTCCCTTTTATTCTCTCCCTTCTTCATAGGtgactattaaaaatttttactttaacttATTGTTTTGCCTTATATATGCAATTTGCCCTCTTAGATAAATGGTAGCATACTATACGCATTTTCTTTAgctttaaagtatatatataacaatatatccTGGAGATCATTCCATAGGAATACACAGAtaatagccattttttttttaaccatggcGTAGTGCTCCACTGTGTGGATATACCTCGTAGATGGAGTTCAGTGCTTTTCAAACCATCTACATGGAAGgaccaattttctttttcttttttatttccaatcTGTCACAGACTAGtacttttgtaaaatacaataaaaataaattagaaggaaaatgaaataaaaagccacAAAGATATACAAACTACAAACccatattctttattattatatttagacataaatttacattttagtgaAAAGTTGAGTTACCATTACAACTGTGGCATATAACTAGCTTCTTATCTTTCTTTGCCATTGAACTGACTCTAGAGTTCAGTTATCCCATTCCTAGATGACACAGGTTCAAGACGTATGGTGTACATCCTGCAAGGTCCTTACATCATGAAATAAGGAAaatcatttccttatttaaacACGTTTGTAAGAGCTCAAGCCCCtctttatgcaaatatttttcaaatggatATTTTTATCCCAAACTACAAACAGTAATTTTATGtcaaaagaaaggcaagaaaaaaatagcattgagagactcaaaaaaggaaacagtaaataaggaataataaactcaggaatttaagaaattttgtgTACTAAGAAAAGAGGAACGACACCTCTTTTTGAAAGCTGTCCAGGGTTATCCATCAAAATAAATCCCTTTCTTCTTTAGCTTCCTACATTTTGTGCCCAcattttgctttcactttttaTCATAGACTAAACACAATATATCTTGAATTATCATAATTTGTCATATACTCCATTCTTTGGGTGACAAAGTCTTAAAGGGAAAGAGATCTTAATTATCTCAAATACTCCAAAATATAGGCAACACAGGGCCTTGCAGGAAACAGTCACCAAGAGGGAAGAATgctactatatttttattatgtctgtTATTATGTCGCTTTTATAAATACTATTCACTTATTTCATTTGTCTTAGTTTCCTAGTAAGACTAAAACTTAAGGCAATTAAAACCTATTTCTGTTCTTCATCTacttcttacatatatttttccttttcctctaagatttatttatttgagacagactgagtgaggggaggggcaaagagagagaggaagaaggggagaagctaactccctgctgagcatggagccccatgcagggtttcCTCTCACcaccttcagatcatgacctgagccaaaaatcaagagttggatactcaaccaactgagccactcaggtgccccatgtacaTATTTCTTTATCTTCTACTTATGTACCAACAGGTGGTAATTAAGCATTCATTTGACCAAGAGAAATCTGTTTTCAAGTTtcttatgtatataattataagaaCTAATTTATAAGCTAACTTTATAACTATCAAGTGGTGAATATGCATCATCCTCtacaaatgataaaatttgtATGACTAGCATTATACTTTAATCAGATTACAAAAATCTCAAGCAAACAAATCCATTGTTATTTTGGGAAGAATTCTCTGAAtagagaaaatgcttttaaagaaattttctagCTTGTTATTTAACCTGAGTAGTAAATTTCTCTCTACAAAATACAGATGATGATAATATCTGCCTCACAAGGATACtgtgaaaatgaaatggaagcatGTACATAAGGTGTTTAGTCCTGGGCTCAGCATAGAGAGACCCTCTAGAAAGAGTATTTCCTTCTCCCTGGCTGTTGGAAGGTAATTACAAGGGAAGTGAATATTTCAGTAAGGTCACAATGATTAACATTTACTTACTGAAAACATTTCCCTTCATCttgttcattaaaataaaataaaataaaacttttccctTCATCTTGTTCATTTCCCTTCATCTtgccatttccttctggaagtctcCTCAATGAACACAGCATCACACTAAATTACAAAATCCCAAAACATGCTGTACTCCAAATATAAAGTCCTATGTGTAAAAAGTGCTTTGTGCTCAGAGAACTGTGATGGTAaggtaaattattattattgtacaCTCATGTTATATTTGcacttcattttgttaataatataaaatgtaaattcataTGCCTTTCTCAAAATGTTTACGTTATACTGTAAACTCTTTAAGAAGCACAATGTTTAACATAACTTAGCTTCACAACATCTGGTTCAGAAACACATTCTATAAGCACTCAATAATTACATTTCTGAATAAGGCCAAAGTGATAAAAGATCTATTTATATGAAAACCAGAATACACACAAATATTGTtgacctaaatatatatattgttggCCTCCTTTGTGCACCAAGGTAGAGCAAAAATActagacaaaataaaatgaatttagtgACAGAGTCAATAAGTACTTTTTCAAATGAGTATGTTACAAGCATCcattagaaaaataaggaaacaaagatgtttgaaaaatatttcagttcaTTCTATAAATTTAAGTGACCTGTATAAACAAAAAATGATGTTAACTTGCATTTACCTGTTTTTTAGCAGAGTGGTTAGGCTCTCAGAATTGAGTTGTTGCATCAAGGCCTCTCTCAGTGTCGGAAGCATGGACAACACTGTGatgcaaacagaaaataaaaaaggtcgCAAGTTATATGACTGCCTTCACTGAGAAACACATGTTGTTTTAGGCCATATGACTGGACTAACAACTAGCAAGGGTTGGGAGGGAATGTCAGGGGTAGAGTTTCAAGTTGTTATTATTAGGAATAAGAAAACTGAGTTTATGCTAATAAATCATTTATCTGCTTACATTAAGTGATAGAATTATATCTATACTATGACTATAGCAATGTAAACATAcaagaaagaatgggaagaatTATTCTGAGATGTGAAAAGTGGTGGTCTCTGGATGATGGGAGTTataataatcatttctttttctcttctgtactctccaaatttttttttaagattttattttatttattttattttttttttaatttttttaaaaaaatttattttatttgacagagatcacaagtaggcagagaggcagg is from Mustela erminea isolate mMusErm1 chromosome 4, mMusErm1.Pri, whole genome shotgun sequence and encodes:
- the PEX3 gene encoding peroxisomal biogenesis factor 3 isoform X4, which translates into the protein MLRSMWNFLKRHKKKCIFLGTVLGGVYILGKYGQKKIREIQEREAAEYIAQARRQYHFESNQRTCNMTVLSMLPTLREALMQQLNSESLTTLLKNRPSNKLEIWEDLKIISFTRSIVAVYSTCMLVVLLRVQLNIIGGYIYLDNAAVGKNGTTVLAPPDVQQQYLSSIQHLLGDGLTELITVIKQAVQKILGSVSLKHSLSLLDLEQKLKEIRNLVEQHKSSSWINKDGSKSLLCHYMMPDEETPLAVQACGLSPRDVTTIKLLNETRDMLESPDFSTVLNTCLNRGFSRLLDNMAEFFRPTEQDLQHSNSMSRIC
- the PEX3 gene encoding peroxisomal biogenesis factor 3 isoform X3; its protein translation is MLRSMWNFLKRHKKKCIFLGTVLGGVYILGKYGQKKIREIQEREAAEYIAQARRQYHFESNQRTCNMTVLSMLPTLREALMQQLNSESLTTLLKNRPSNKLEIWEDLKIISFTRSIVAVYSTCMLVVLLRVQLNIIGGYIYLDNAAVGKNGTTVLAPPDVQQQYLSSIQHLLGDGLTELITVIKQAVQKILGSVSLKHSLSLLDLEQKLKEIRNLVEQHKSSSWINKDGSKSLLCHYMMPDEETPLAVQACGLSPRDVTTIKLLNETRDMLESHPEDNQSVKNGESIRLCSGRLEDLDSVLAFLFISCSALAEPLKLFESRF
- the PEX3 gene encoding peroxisomal biogenesis factor 3 isoform X2 gives rise to the protein MLRSMWNFLKRHKKKCIFLGTVLGGVYILGKYGQKKIREIQEREAAEYIAQARRQYHFESNQRTCNMTVLSMLPTLREALMQQLNSESLTTLLKNRPSNKLEIWEDLKIISFTRSIVAVYSTCMLVVLLRVQLNIIGGYIYLDNAAVGKNGTTVLAPPDVQQQYLSSIQHLLGDGLTELITVIKQAVQKILGSVSLKHSLSLLDLEQKLKEIRNLVEQHKSSSWINKDGSKSLLCHYMMPDEETPLAVQACGLSPRDVTTIKLLNETRDMLESHPEDNQSVKNGESIRLCSGRLEDLDSVLAFLFISCSALAEPLKLFEFPPNHSTEFL